Proteins encoded within one genomic window of Lagenorhynchus albirostris chromosome 9, mLagAlb1.1, whole genome shotgun sequence:
- the NFRKB gene encoding nuclear factor related to kappa-B-binding protein isoform X1, with product MDSLDHMLTDPLELGPCGDGHGTRIMEDCLLGGTRVSLPEDLLEDPEIFFDVVSFSTWQEVLSASQREHLQQFLPRFPEDSTEQQDELILALFRGENFRFGNPLHIAQKLFRDGHFNPEVVKYRQLCFRSQYKRYLSSQQQYFHRLLKQILASRSDLLEMARRSGPTLPSRQKRPSPSRTPEEREWRTQQRYLKVLREVKEECGDSALSSDEEDLSSWLPSSPARSPSPAVPLRVVPTLSTTDMKTADKIELGDSDLKIMLKKHHEKRKHQPDHPDLLTGDLTLNDIMTRVNAGRKGSLAALYDLAVLKKKVKEKEERKKKKIKLIKSEAEDLAEPLSGTEGLPPLSQAPSPLAIPAIKEEPLEDLKPCLGINEISSSFFSLLLEILLLEGQASLPMLEERVLDWQSSPASSLNSWFSAAPNWAELVLPALQYLAGESRAVPSSFSPFVGFKEKTQQWKLLGQSQDNEKELAALFQLWLETKDQAFCKQENEDSSDATTPVPRVRTDYVVRPSTGEEKRVFQEQERYRYSQPHKAFTFRMHGFESVVGPVKGVFDKETSLNKAREHSLLRSDRPAYVTILSLVRDAAARLPNGEGTRAEICELLKDSQFLAPDVTSTQVNTVVSGALDRLHYEKDPCVKYDIGRKLWIYLHRDRSEEEFERIHQAQAAAAKARKALQQKPKPPSKVKSSSKEGSVKVLGAGPSEQSQLSLSDSSMPPTPVTPVTPTTPALPATPISPPPVPSVNKSGPTTVSEPVKSTSGVLLVSSPTMPQLGTMLSPASSQTPPSSQAAARVVSHSGSAGLPQVRVVAQPSLPAATQSAGPAPTLPQMTAGPQIRVPATAVQAKGGPQTVMATVPVKAQTAAATVQRPGPAGLTVTSLPATVNPASKPATSSPGGSAPSTPATAVIQNVTGQNIIKQVAITGQLGVKPQTGSSIPLTATNFCIQGKDVLRLPPSSITTDAKGQTVLRITPDMMATLAKSQVTTVKLTQDLFGTGSGPTGKGISATLHVTSNPVHAADSPAKASPASAPSSTPPGTTVVKVTPDLKPTEASSSAFRLMPALGVSVADQKGKNTVASSEAKPAATIRIVQGLGVMPPKAGPTITVAAHAKQGSSVASGSGTVHTSAVSLPSVNAAVSKTVAVASGASSTPISIGTGAPAVRQVPVSTTVVSTSQAGKLPTRITVPLSVISQPMKGKGVVTAPIIKGNLGANLGGLGRNIILTTMPAGTKLIAGNKPVSFLTAQQLQQLQQQGQATQVRIQTVPASHLQQGTASGSSKAVSTVVVTTAPSPKQAPEQQ from the exons ATGGATTCCTTGGACCATATGCTGACGGATCCCTTGGAGCTGGGTCCGTGTGGAGATGGCCACGGCACGCGGATCATGGAGGACTGCCTCCTGGGGGGCACTAGGGTTAGTCTGCCCGAGGACCTTCTGGAGGAT CCTGAGATCTTCTTTGACGTAGTCAGCTTCTCAACGTGGCAGGAAGTACTGAGCGCCTCGCAGCGCGAGCACCTCCAGCAGTTTCTGCCCCGCTTTCCTGAGGACAGTACTGAGCAGCAGGATGAGCTCATCCTCGCCCTGTTCCGTGGGGAGAACTTCCGCTTCGGAAACCCTCTGCACATCGCCCAGAAGCTTTTCCGAG ACGGACACTTCAACCCCGAGGTGGTCAAGTATAGGCAGCTGTGCTTCCGGTCGCAGTACAAGCGCTacctcagctcccagcagcaGTACTTCCACCGGCTGCTGAAGCAGATCCTGGCCTCGCGGAGC GATCTCCTGGAGATGGCCCGGCGAAGcggtcccaccctcccctcccggCAGAAGCGCCCCTCACCATCCCGCACCCCCGAGGAGCGGGAGTGGCGCACCCAGCAGCGCTACCTGAAGGTCCTGCGGGAAGTGAAGGAGGAGTGTGGGGACTCGGCCCTGTCATCGGACGAGGAGG ATCTCAGCTCGTGGCTCCCGAGCTCTCCAGCGCGCTCTCCTAGCCCTGCAGTGCCCCTCAGGGTGGTGCCCACGCTTTCCACCACGGACATGAAGACTGCAG ATAAAATAGAACTGGGGGACAGTGACCTGAAAATAATGCTGAAGAAGCACCATGAGAAGCGGAAACACCAACCA GATCACCCAGACCTTTTGACGGGGGACCTGACTCTCAATGACATCATGACTCGAGTAAATGCCGGCAGGAAGGGCTCTCTAGCAG cattaTATGACTTGGCTGTccttaaaaaaaaggttaaggaaaaagaggaaaggaagaagaagaaaataaaactgatcaAATCAGAGGCAGAGGATCTGGCGGAACCCCTAAGCGGTACTGAAGGTCTCCCACCCCTCTCACAGGCACCGTCTCCACTGGCCATACCCGCTATCAAGGAGGA GCCTCTCGAAGACCTCAAGCCTTGCCTTGGAATCAATGAAATATCTTCCagcttcttctctcttctcttggaGATCTTGTTGCTGGAGGGGCAGGCTAGCCTTCCTATG CTAGAGGAGCGAGTTTTGGACTGGCAGTCATCTCCAGCCAGCTCCCTCAATAGCTGGTTCTCTGCGGCCCCCAACTGGGCAGAGTTGGTGTTACCAGCCCTGCAGTATCTTGCTGGAGAAAGCCGTG CTGTACCTTCCAGCTTCTCTCCATTTGTTGGCTTCAAAGAGAAAACCCAGCAGTGGAAGTTGCTTG GCCAGTCCCAAGATAATGAAAAGGAGTTAGCTGCACTCTTCCAGCTGTGGCTGGAAACTAAAGACCAGGCCTTCTGTAAG caagaaaatgaagacagCTCAGATGCCACAACGCCTGTTCCTCGGGT AAGAACTGACTATGTGGTGCGGCCCAGCACGGGAGAGGAGAAGCGAGTTTTTCAGGAGCAG GAGCGTTACCGGTACAGCCAGCCCCACAAGGCATTCACCTTCCGCATGCATGGCTTCGAGTCCGTGGTGGGGCCCGTGAAGGGCGTGTTCGACAAGGAGACGTCGCTCAACAAGGCGCGGGAACACTCCCTGCTGCGCTCTGACCGTCCCGCCTACGTCACTATCCTGTCCCTGG TTCGCGACGCGGCGGCCCGGCTGCCCAACGGGGAGGGCACGCGGGCGGAGATCTGCGAGCTGCTCAAGGACTCCCAGTTCCTGGCTCCAGACGTCACCAGCACTCAG GTGAATACAGTGGTGAGTGGTGCCCTGGATCGGCTGCATTACGAGAAGGACCCGTGTGTGAAGTACGACATCGGACGCAAGTTGTGGATCTACCTGCATCGGGACCGGAGCGAGGAAGAGTTCG AGCGGATCCACCAGGCCCAAGCAGCTGCAGCTAAAGCCAGGAAAGCCCTTCAGCAAAAACCCAAGCCCCCATCCAAGGTG AAGTCCAGCAGCAAGGAGGGTTCGGTGAAGGTCCTCGGCGCTGGCCCTTCTGAGCAGAGCCAGCTGAGCCTCAGCGACTCCagcatgccccccaccccagtcacGCCTGTGACCCCCACCACTCCTGCTCTGCCCGCCACGCCCATATCCCCCCCGCCTGTGCCGTCAGTGAACAAAAGTGGCCCCACGACTGTCTCGGAACCCGTGAAATCCACTTCGGG TGTTCTTCTCGTGTCTTCGCCAACGATGCCGCAGTTGGGAACCATGCTCTCCCCGGCGTCCAGCCAGACTCCACCGAGTTCTCAGGCTGCTGCCCGTGTCGTGAGCCACTCCGGCTCGGCTGGACTCCCCCAAGTGCGGGTGgtggcccagcccagccttcctgcTGCGACTCAGTCAGCGGGGCCGGCACCGACGCTGCCACAGATGACAGCAGGACCACAGATTCGCGTGCCGGCCACGGCTGTGCAGGCCAAAGGCGGGCCCCAG ACAGTAATGGCCACCGTTCCAGTCAAAGCTCAGACTGCGGCGGCCACTGTGCAGCGACCGGGGCCGGCGGGGCTCACGGTGACAAGTCTCCCTGCCACAGTCAACCCTGCGAGCAAGCCGGCCACCAGTTCTCCTGGGGGCTCTGCTCCAAGCACCCCCGCGACTGCCGTCATTCAGAACGTCACAGGACAGAACATTATCAAGCAG GTGGCAATCACTGGGCAGCTCGGCGTGAAGCCCCAGACGGGCAGCAGCATCCCACTCACAGCCACTAACTTCTGTATCCAGGGCAAGGATGTGCTGCGGCTACCGCCCTCCTCCATCACCACGGACGCCAAAGGCCAGACTGTTCTGCGGATCACTCCAGACATGATGGCCACGTTGGCCAAGTCCCAGGTCACCACAGTCAAACTGACCCAGGACCTCTTTGGGACAGGCAGCGGCCCCACAGGCAAAGGCATCTCCGCTACGTTACACGTCACTTCCAACCCAGTCCACGCAGCTGACAGCCCTGCCAAGGCCAGTCCAGCCAGTGCCCCCTCATCCACTCCACCAGGGACCACCGTGGTCAAAGTGACTCCTGACCTCAAGCCAACAGAAGCCTCGAGTTCAGCTTTTCGCTTAATGCCAGCGCTTGGCGTGAGTGTGGCTGACCAGAAGGGGAAAAACACAGTGGCCTCATCTGAAGCCAAACCAGCCGCCACCATCCGCATCGTGCAGGGCCTGGGGGTGATGCCCCCCAAGGCAGGCCCGACCATCACGGTCGCAGCCCATGCCAAGCAAGGGTCCTCCGTGGCCAGTGGGTCTGGAACTGTCCATACGTCCGCGGTGTCCTTGCCCAGTGTGAATGCTGCCGTGTCCAAGACTGTGGCCGTGGCTTCTGGGGCTTCCAGCACCCCCATCAGCATCGGGACGGGAGCCCCTGCTGTGCGGCAGGTCCCCGTCAGCACCACGGTTGTTTCCACGTCCCAGGCT GGGAAGCTGCCTACGCGGATCACAGTTCCGCTCTCTGTCATTAGCCAGCCCATGAAGGGCAAGGGTGTGGTCACAGCCCCCATCATCAAAGGCAACCTTGGAGCCAA CCTTGGCGGGCTGGGCCGCAACATCATCCTCACCACCATGCCAGCAGGCACGAAGCTCATTGCTGGCAACAAGCCGGTTAGTTTCCTCACCGCCCAGCAGTTGCAGCAGCTCCAGCAGCAGGGTCAGGCCACACAG GTGCGCATCCAGACTGTCCCCGCGTCCCACCTTCAACAAGGAACAGCTTCTGGTTCCTCCAAAGCCGTCTCCACGGTCGTCGTGACCACGGCCCCGTCTCCTAAACAGGCACCTGAACAGCAGTGA
- the NFRKB gene encoding nuclear factor related to kappa-B-binding protein isoform X2, protein MDSLDHMLTDPLELGPCGDGHGTRIMEDCLLGGTRVSLPEDLLEDPEIFFDVVSFSTWQEVLSASQREHLQQFLPRFPEDSTEQQDELILALFRGENFRFGNPLHIAQKLFRDGHFNPEVVKYRQLCFRSQYKRYLSSQQQYFHRLLKQILASRSDLLEMARRSGPTLPSRQKRPSPSRTPEEREWRTQQRYLKVLREVKEECGDSALSSDEEDLSSWLPSSPARSPSPAVPLRVVPTLSTTDMKTADKIELGDSDLKIMLKKHHEKRKHQPDHPDLLTGDLTLNDIMTRVNAGRKGSLAALYDLAVLKKKVKEKEERKKKKIKLIKSEAEDLAEPLSGTEGLPPLSQAPSPLAIPAIKEEPLEDLKPCLGINEISSSFFSLLLEILLLEGQASLPMLEERVLDWQSSPASSLNSWFSAAPNWAELVLPALQYLAGESRAVPSSFSPFVGFKEKTQQWKLLGQSQDNEKELAALFQLWLETKDQAFCKQENEDSSDATTPVPRVTDYVVRPSTGEEKRVFQEQERYRYSQPHKAFTFRMHGFESVVGPVKGVFDKETSLNKAREHSLLRSDRPAYVTILSLVRDAAARLPNGEGTRAEICELLKDSQFLAPDVTSTQVNTVVSGALDRLHYEKDPCVKYDIGRKLWIYLHRDRSEEEFERIHQAQAAAAKARKALQQKPKPPSKVKSSSKEGSVKVLGAGPSEQSQLSLSDSSMPPTPVTPVTPTTPALPATPISPPPVPSVNKSGPTTVSEPVKSTSGVLLVSSPTMPQLGTMLSPASSQTPPSSQAAARVVSHSGSAGLPQVRVVAQPSLPAATQSAGPAPTLPQMTAGPQIRVPATAVQAKGGPQTVMATVPVKAQTAAATVQRPGPAGLTVTSLPATVNPASKPATSSPGGSAPSTPATAVIQNVTGQNIIKQVAITGQLGVKPQTGSSIPLTATNFCIQGKDVLRLPPSSITTDAKGQTVLRITPDMMATLAKSQVTTVKLTQDLFGTGSGPTGKGISATLHVTSNPVHAADSPAKASPASAPSSTPPGTTVVKVTPDLKPTEASSSAFRLMPALGVSVADQKGKNTVASSEAKPAATIRIVQGLGVMPPKAGPTITVAAHAKQGSSVASGSGTVHTSAVSLPSVNAAVSKTVAVASGASSTPISIGTGAPAVRQVPVSTTVVSTSQAGKLPTRITVPLSVISQPMKGKGVVTAPIIKGNLGANLGGLGRNIILTTMPAGTKLIAGNKPVSFLTAQQLQQLQQQGQATQVRIQTVPASHLQQGTASGSSKAVSTVVVTTAPSPKQAPEQQ, encoded by the exons ATGGATTCCTTGGACCATATGCTGACGGATCCCTTGGAGCTGGGTCCGTGTGGAGATGGCCACGGCACGCGGATCATGGAGGACTGCCTCCTGGGGGGCACTAGGGTTAGTCTGCCCGAGGACCTTCTGGAGGAT CCTGAGATCTTCTTTGACGTAGTCAGCTTCTCAACGTGGCAGGAAGTACTGAGCGCCTCGCAGCGCGAGCACCTCCAGCAGTTTCTGCCCCGCTTTCCTGAGGACAGTACTGAGCAGCAGGATGAGCTCATCCTCGCCCTGTTCCGTGGGGAGAACTTCCGCTTCGGAAACCCTCTGCACATCGCCCAGAAGCTTTTCCGAG ACGGACACTTCAACCCCGAGGTGGTCAAGTATAGGCAGCTGTGCTTCCGGTCGCAGTACAAGCGCTacctcagctcccagcagcaGTACTTCCACCGGCTGCTGAAGCAGATCCTGGCCTCGCGGAGC GATCTCCTGGAGATGGCCCGGCGAAGcggtcccaccctcccctcccggCAGAAGCGCCCCTCACCATCCCGCACCCCCGAGGAGCGGGAGTGGCGCACCCAGCAGCGCTACCTGAAGGTCCTGCGGGAAGTGAAGGAGGAGTGTGGGGACTCGGCCCTGTCATCGGACGAGGAGG ATCTCAGCTCGTGGCTCCCGAGCTCTCCAGCGCGCTCTCCTAGCCCTGCAGTGCCCCTCAGGGTGGTGCCCACGCTTTCCACCACGGACATGAAGACTGCAG ATAAAATAGAACTGGGGGACAGTGACCTGAAAATAATGCTGAAGAAGCACCATGAGAAGCGGAAACACCAACCA GATCACCCAGACCTTTTGACGGGGGACCTGACTCTCAATGACATCATGACTCGAGTAAATGCCGGCAGGAAGGGCTCTCTAGCAG cattaTATGACTTGGCTGTccttaaaaaaaaggttaaggaaaaagaggaaaggaagaagaagaaaataaaactgatcaAATCAGAGGCAGAGGATCTGGCGGAACCCCTAAGCGGTACTGAAGGTCTCCCACCCCTCTCACAGGCACCGTCTCCACTGGCCATACCCGCTATCAAGGAGGA GCCTCTCGAAGACCTCAAGCCTTGCCTTGGAATCAATGAAATATCTTCCagcttcttctctcttctcttggaGATCTTGTTGCTGGAGGGGCAGGCTAGCCTTCCTATG CTAGAGGAGCGAGTTTTGGACTGGCAGTCATCTCCAGCCAGCTCCCTCAATAGCTGGTTCTCTGCGGCCCCCAACTGGGCAGAGTTGGTGTTACCAGCCCTGCAGTATCTTGCTGGAGAAAGCCGTG CTGTACCTTCCAGCTTCTCTCCATTTGTTGGCTTCAAAGAGAAAACCCAGCAGTGGAAGTTGCTTG GCCAGTCCCAAGATAATGAAAAGGAGTTAGCTGCACTCTTCCAGCTGTGGCTGGAAACTAAAGACCAGGCCTTCTGTAAG caagaaaatgaagacagCTCAGATGCCACAACGCCTGTTCCTCGGGT AACTGACTATGTGGTGCGGCCCAGCACGGGAGAGGAGAAGCGAGTTTTTCAGGAGCAG GAGCGTTACCGGTACAGCCAGCCCCACAAGGCATTCACCTTCCGCATGCATGGCTTCGAGTCCGTGGTGGGGCCCGTGAAGGGCGTGTTCGACAAGGAGACGTCGCTCAACAAGGCGCGGGAACACTCCCTGCTGCGCTCTGACCGTCCCGCCTACGTCACTATCCTGTCCCTGG TTCGCGACGCGGCGGCCCGGCTGCCCAACGGGGAGGGCACGCGGGCGGAGATCTGCGAGCTGCTCAAGGACTCCCAGTTCCTGGCTCCAGACGTCACCAGCACTCAG GTGAATACAGTGGTGAGTGGTGCCCTGGATCGGCTGCATTACGAGAAGGACCCGTGTGTGAAGTACGACATCGGACGCAAGTTGTGGATCTACCTGCATCGGGACCGGAGCGAGGAAGAGTTCG AGCGGATCCACCAGGCCCAAGCAGCTGCAGCTAAAGCCAGGAAAGCCCTTCAGCAAAAACCCAAGCCCCCATCCAAGGTG AAGTCCAGCAGCAAGGAGGGTTCGGTGAAGGTCCTCGGCGCTGGCCCTTCTGAGCAGAGCCAGCTGAGCCTCAGCGACTCCagcatgccccccaccccagtcacGCCTGTGACCCCCACCACTCCTGCTCTGCCCGCCACGCCCATATCCCCCCCGCCTGTGCCGTCAGTGAACAAAAGTGGCCCCACGACTGTCTCGGAACCCGTGAAATCCACTTCGGG TGTTCTTCTCGTGTCTTCGCCAACGATGCCGCAGTTGGGAACCATGCTCTCCCCGGCGTCCAGCCAGACTCCACCGAGTTCTCAGGCTGCTGCCCGTGTCGTGAGCCACTCCGGCTCGGCTGGACTCCCCCAAGTGCGGGTGgtggcccagcccagccttcctgcTGCGACTCAGTCAGCGGGGCCGGCACCGACGCTGCCACAGATGACAGCAGGACCACAGATTCGCGTGCCGGCCACGGCTGTGCAGGCCAAAGGCGGGCCCCAG ACAGTAATGGCCACCGTTCCAGTCAAAGCTCAGACTGCGGCGGCCACTGTGCAGCGACCGGGGCCGGCGGGGCTCACGGTGACAAGTCTCCCTGCCACAGTCAACCCTGCGAGCAAGCCGGCCACCAGTTCTCCTGGGGGCTCTGCTCCAAGCACCCCCGCGACTGCCGTCATTCAGAACGTCACAGGACAGAACATTATCAAGCAG GTGGCAATCACTGGGCAGCTCGGCGTGAAGCCCCAGACGGGCAGCAGCATCCCACTCACAGCCACTAACTTCTGTATCCAGGGCAAGGATGTGCTGCGGCTACCGCCCTCCTCCATCACCACGGACGCCAAAGGCCAGACTGTTCTGCGGATCACTCCAGACATGATGGCCACGTTGGCCAAGTCCCAGGTCACCACAGTCAAACTGACCCAGGACCTCTTTGGGACAGGCAGCGGCCCCACAGGCAAAGGCATCTCCGCTACGTTACACGTCACTTCCAACCCAGTCCACGCAGCTGACAGCCCTGCCAAGGCCAGTCCAGCCAGTGCCCCCTCATCCACTCCACCAGGGACCACCGTGGTCAAAGTGACTCCTGACCTCAAGCCAACAGAAGCCTCGAGTTCAGCTTTTCGCTTAATGCCAGCGCTTGGCGTGAGTGTGGCTGACCAGAAGGGGAAAAACACAGTGGCCTCATCTGAAGCCAAACCAGCCGCCACCATCCGCATCGTGCAGGGCCTGGGGGTGATGCCCCCCAAGGCAGGCCCGACCATCACGGTCGCAGCCCATGCCAAGCAAGGGTCCTCCGTGGCCAGTGGGTCTGGAACTGTCCATACGTCCGCGGTGTCCTTGCCCAGTGTGAATGCTGCCGTGTCCAAGACTGTGGCCGTGGCTTCTGGGGCTTCCAGCACCCCCATCAGCATCGGGACGGGAGCCCCTGCTGTGCGGCAGGTCCCCGTCAGCACCACGGTTGTTTCCACGTCCCAGGCT GGGAAGCTGCCTACGCGGATCACAGTTCCGCTCTCTGTCATTAGCCAGCCCATGAAGGGCAAGGGTGTGGTCACAGCCCCCATCATCAAAGGCAACCTTGGAGCCAA CCTTGGCGGGCTGGGCCGCAACATCATCCTCACCACCATGCCAGCAGGCACGAAGCTCATTGCTGGCAACAAGCCGGTTAGTTTCCTCACCGCCCAGCAGTTGCAGCAGCTCCAGCAGCAGGGTCAGGCCACACAG GTGCGCATCCAGACTGTCCCCGCGTCCCACCTTCAACAAGGAACAGCTTCTGGTTCCTCCAAAGCCGTCTCCACGGTCGTCGTGACCACGGCCCCGTCTCCTAAACAGGCACCTGAACAGCAGTGA